In a genomic window of Ignavibacteriales bacterium:
- a CDS encoding alpha-mannosidase — MHIDLLAQTLPFIKSHIHQNPLPLSEWKLKEGELPNGGSPTLNDNTWWKYTIPAPWGGYDKTVWFRRRVVIPEAYAGKRLGLVFEMSDALLYVNGKAFQGIDKNHQEVLLTDKARTNQSFLIALEAYSGRKKDLSTFNSAQLVVLNPVARALHNGLTALHDLEKILGPTSHETKDIKELIRQTLIFLKYFKPDGEEYPNAIGRAYNFLTRTLEADYKTTIPGLIHLVAQSHIDVVWLWRLQETKKKCARTFSTALRLMEQYPEFTFSQSQAFLYHLTKEHYPDVFKEIKQRIAEGRWQAIGSMWVEPDCNIPNGEALVRQVLHGKRFFRNEFGVDSDILWLPDTFGYSWALPQIMKKSGIRYFFTTKLTWNDTNPFPHNTFWWRGIDGSKVLAHIPAVGLEGSVTPKDLKKSWESYQEKETSPHTIQTFGYGDGGGGPTADQLDTTRVVKSVVGLPGSALSTTGQFFKTVEEHAKEFETWNDELYLEKHRGTFTTHGWVKRENRQSEALLYATELLAVVGMLVGNKGASRRYPQQQIERAWKKLLVNQFHDIVPGTSIAEAYEDVRKDFAALRSSCQTIQAHALSGLITKEGKKKPQTDFRFAAFNPLGWQRNEYIILELNSQAKSFVVTDGNGNAVENQVLGRRKGIVQVLCYAENIPPLSFGQLIVTPSDAKPAPPSPWKMTNRLVETPRYRVRFDSRGGISSLHDKTLRRELVAKGARINHFQAYKDIPKQWEAWDIEADYMSRPVDLFKLERLRTVEDGPLRATVRLELKSDTGSRLTQDIHFYHKSPRIDFETSVSWKERQTLLKAAFPLNVKTHAATYEIQFGALQRSTKSGDARQKAKFEVPAQQWVDLSEQKFGVSLLNDCKYGYDASGTTIRLTLLRSPHHPHPLDPSRLNDDRLTDQGDHVFTYALYPHSKDWRGGETIQRARELNHPCIVTPGTAGSLPWLFSVSSPGIVIDSIKKAEDSDDVIVRLHEAYGQSVKTTLTFGVRADAATECDLLEQEVATLKIAKMKLSLKFSPFEIKTLKVKFRTKR; from the coding sequence GTCTTCGAAATGTCTGACGCCCTCCTCTACGTAAATGGAAAGGCATTTCAGGGAATCGACAAGAACCATCAGGAAGTGCTCCTCACAGACAAAGCTCGCACAAATCAGTCTTTTCTGATTGCCCTTGAAGCGTATAGCGGACGAAAGAAAGATCTTAGCACGTTCAACTCCGCACAGCTCGTTGTTCTCAATCCCGTTGCCAGGGCACTCCATAACGGGCTGACGGCCCTGCATGATCTCGAGAAAATTCTCGGCCCCACGTCTCACGAAACAAAGGACATCAAGGAACTCATCAGGCAAACCCTGATTTTTCTCAAATACTTCAAACCTGACGGTGAAGAATATCCAAACGCGATCGGGAGAGCATACAATTTTCTTACCCGGACACTTGAGGCGGATTACAAGACCACAATTCCCGGGCTTATCCATCTCGTCGCTCAATCTCACATCGACGTGGTCTGGCTGTGGCGGCTCCAGGAAACAAAAAAGAAATGCGCCCGGACATTTTCAACTGCCCTGAGGCTCATGGAGCAGTATCCGGAATTCACCTTCAGCCAGAGTCAGGCATTTCTGTATCATCTCACCAAGGAACACTACCCCGACGTTTTCAAGGAAATCAAGCAGCGAATCGCCGAAGGCCGATGGCAGGCAATTGGCTCCATGTGGGTTGAACCAGACTGCAATATCCCGAACGGCGAAGCACTTGTCCGTCAAGTGCTGCATGGCAAGCGGTTCTTCAGGAATGAATTCGGCGTTGATTCCGACATTCTGTGGCTCCCCGACACATTCGGCTACAGCTGGGCGCTGCCACAGATCATGAAGAAATCGGGGATCAGGTATTTCTTCACGACGAAACTCACCTGGAACGATACAAATCCATTTCCCCACAATACGTTCTGGTGGCGGGGAATCGATGGTTCGAAAGTCCTGGCGCACATCCCCGCGGTCGGTCTGGAAGGATCCGTGACACCGAAAGATCTCAAGAAAAGCTGGGAGAGCTACCAGGAGAAGGAAACAAGTCCGCACACAATCCAGACTTTTGGCTATGGCGATGGGGGTGGAGGACCGACGGCGGACCAGCTCGACACAACACGGGTCGTCAAGTCCGTTGTTGGACTTCCCGGCTCAGCACTCTCGACGACGGGGCAATTCTTCAAGACCGTTGAAGAACACGCGAAGGAATTCGAGACCTGGAATGACGAACTGTACCTCGAGAAGCATCGTGGCACGTTCACGACACACGGCTGGGTGAAGCGCGAGAATCGCCAATCAGAAGCTCTGCTGTATGCAACGGAGCTGCTCGCCGTGGTCGGCATGCTGGTCGGCAATAAAGGCGCCTCGAGAAGATATCCTCAGCAACAGATTGAGCGTGCCTGGAAGAAACTCCTCGTCAATCAGTTCCATGATATTGTCCCGGGTACATCTATTGCGGAAGCGTACGAGGATGTTCGGAAAGACTTTGCCGCTCTCCGCTCTTCGTGCCAGACGATTCAGGCTCATGCCCTCTCGGGACTGATCACAAAAGAAGGAAAGAAGAAACCGCAGACGGACTTCCGTTTCGCCGCGTTCAATCCCCTTGGTTGGCAGCGCAACGAGTACATCATTCTGGAGTTGAATTCACAGGCGAAATCGTTCGTCGTTACGGACGGGAATGGCAATGCGGTGGAGAACCAAGTCCTCGGCCGGCGCAAGGGAATCGTTCAAGTCCTTTGCTATGCTGAAAACATCCCTCCCCTGTCGTTTGGGCAACTCATCGTCACACCATCAGACGCGAAGCCCGCTCCTCCAAGCCCCTGGAAGATGACGAATCGTCTCGTGGAGACGCCAAGGTACCGCGTTCGGTTCGATTCACGCGGCGGGATTTCTTCGCTTCACGACAAGACGCTTAGACGCGAGCTTGTTGCGAAAGGCGCCCGTATCAATCACTTTCAGGCATACAAGGATATCCCGAAACAATGGGAAGCCTGGGACATAGAAGCAGATTATATGAGCAGGCCCGTTGACCTTTTCAAGCTCGAGCGCCTTCGCACAGTTGAAGATGGACCCCTGCGCGCAACGGTCAGACTGGAACTGAAATCAGATACTGGATCACGCCTCACACAGGATATCCATTTCTATCACAAATCTCCCAGGATTGATTTCGAAACATCCGTGTCCTGGAAGGAGCGGCAAACACTCCTGAAGGCCGCTTTCCCGCTCAACGTGAAGACGCACGCCGCAACATACGAAATTCAATTCGGCGCCCTGCAGCGATCTACCAAGAGCGGCGACGCCCGTCAAAAGGCGAAGTTCGAGGTTCCCGCGCAGCAATGGGTTGATCTCTCGGAACAGAAGTTCGGCGTGAGCCTTCTGAACGACTGCAAGTACGGCTATGACGCTTCCGGCACCACGATCCGCCTCACGCTGCTGCGCTCTCCACATCACCCACACCCCCTCGACCCGTCGCGGCTCAACGACGACCGACTGACGGATCAGGGCGATCATGTCTTCACGTACGCTCTCTATCCTCATTCGAAAGACTGGCGGGGCGGAGAGACCATTCAGCGCGCCCGGGAGTTGAATCACCCATGCATCGTAACACCCGGAACAGCTGGTTCTCTGCCATGGTTGTTCTCGGTCTCAAGCCCGGGGATTGTGATCGACAGCATCAAGAAGGCGGAGGATTCAGACGATGTGATCGTTCGTCTCCACGAAGCGTACGGCCAATCGGTCAAGACGACGCTCACCTTCGGCGTACGAGCAGATGCCGCTACCGAATGCGACCTGCTGGAACAAGAAGTGGCAACTCTGAAGATCGCCAAGATGAAGCTGTCGCTGAAATTCTCCCCCTTCGAGATCAAGACATTGAAGGTGAAGTTCAGGACGAAACGATAG
- a CDS encoding DUF1343 domain-containing protein: MKTRKSGIWNTLFGILLTVSLAFSPGAFTGIAQLPEYLEVQVGADRLLSEYSHLINGKRLALVSNHSGRLSDGTHLADALFRYKNTRLMVLFGMEFNIRTNDYSLPRDKEQDVDKETGLVKYSLYGDVHKPTADMLRDVDVIVFDIQEVGTRFYEHVNVLGFVMEAAAENNKEVIVLDRPNPLTGLQPDGFLPDDEFLYRFGSFGKIPVLHGMTMGELARMYNDETMLRGGRRGKLHVVEMKGWNRRMWFDDTGLPWRKPSPNLITLSSVIAYTGTCLFEGINISEGRGTDRPFEYVGAPWIDHLKAAELLNDLHLDGVVFEPVEFTPEKKPHLSREPELSGQPCKGIFVHVTDRNKVRPYRAGIALVWAFHTLHADKMAWDENVIERLTGTKRFLKMIRAGARPREIYSSWGDELTRFAERSSKYLLYR; this comes from the coding sequence ATGAAAACACGCAAGAGCGGTATCTGGAACACTCTGTTTGGAATCCTGCTTACTGTCTCTCTCGCTTTCTCACCCGGAGCGTTTACTGGCATTGCTCAGTTGCCAGAATACCTGGAGGTTCAGGTCGGGGCTGACAGACTCCTGTCCGAATACAGCCACCTGATCAACGGGAAGAGGCTGGCCCTCGTCTCCAACCACAGCGGGCGACTCTCGGATGGCACACATCTCGCCGACGCGCTCTTCAGATACAAAAACACCAGGCTGATGGTTCTCTTCGGCATGGAGTTCAATATCAGGACGAACGACTATTCACTTCCACGCGACAAAGAACAAGATGTAGACAAAGAGACCGGCCTCGTGAAGTATTCGCTCTATGGCGACGTCCACAAGCCCACTGCCGATATGCTGCGCGACGTCGATGTCATCGTGTTCGACATTCAGGAGGTCGGCACGCGGTTCTACGAGCATGTCAATGTTCTCGGATTCGTAATGGAGGCAGCGGCGGAGAATAACAAAGAGGTCATTGTGCTCGACCGCCCCAATCCGCTCACCGGACTGCAACCGGACGGTTTCCTCCCTGATGACGAGTTCCTCTACCGCTTCGGGTCTTTTGGCAAGATACCAGTGCTTCACGGGATGACTATGGGAGAACTTGCCCGGATGTACAACGATGAGACCATGCTGCGCGGAGGACGCCGGGGGAAGCTTCACGTTGTTGAGATGAAGGGATGGAACCGACGGATGTGGTTTGACGATACAGGATTGCCATGGAGAAAGCCGTCACCGAATCTCATCACGCTCAGCTCGGTTATCGCATACACGGGGACATGCCTGTTCGAAGGTATCAACATATCGGAGGGACGCGGGACGGACAGACCTTTTGAATATGTCGGCGCTCCATGGATCGATCACCTCAAAGCCGCAGAATTGCTCAATGATCTTCATCTCGATGGAGTCGTGTTCGAACCGGTGGAATTCACTCCCGAGAAGAAGCCTCATCTGAGCCGCGAGCCTGAACTGAGCGGGCAGCCATGCAAAGGGATTTTCGTCCACGTGACCGATCGGAACAAGGTGAGACCTTACAGGGCCGGCATTGCGCTGGTTTGGGCATTCCATACACTGCATGCTGACAAAATGGCGTGGGACGAAAACGTAATCGAAAGGCTGACCGGAACGAAGAGATTTCTGAAGATGATTCGAGCCGGAGCTCGGCCCCGGGAAATCTACTCTTCATGGGGGGATGAGCTAACCCGGTTCGCAGAACGAAGCAGCAAGTATCTGCTCTACCGGTGA
- the nagB gene encoding glucosamine-6-phosphate deaminase, producing MRVIIQSDYDLVSKWVASYVVRKIRDFNPAPDRPFVLGLPTGSSPLGTYKELVAMHKAGKVSFQNVVSFNMDEYINLAEDHPESYHSFMWNNFFKHIDIKKENVNILNGNAKDLEKECTDYEARIKKIGGIHLFLGGIGPDGHIAFNEPGSSLSSRTRVKTLTLDTIIANARFFDNDTAKVPKTALTVGVATVLDAKEVLIIINGYKKARALANVVEGGVNHMWTVSALQLHPHGIIVTDDEATLELKVGTVKYFKDIESPNLDPGTLLR from the coding sequence ATGAGAGTCATCATACAATCTGATTATGATCTGGTCAGTAAATGGGTTGCATCGTACGTGGTCCGCAAGATCCGCGATTTCAACCCGGCGCCGGATAGGCCGTTTGTGCTTGGACTTCCCACCGGATCATCGCCCCTTGGAACCTACAAGGAACTGGTGGCAATGCACAAGGCTGGCAAGGTGTCGTTCCAAAACGTCGTATCGTTCAATATGGACGAGTATATCAACCTCGCCGAAGATCATCCTGAGAGCTACCACTCATTCATGTGGAACAACTTCTTCAAGCATATCGATATCAAGAAGGAAAACGTCAACATCCTGAACGGGAACGCGAAGGACCTTGAGAAGGAATGCACCGACTACGAGGCCCGGATCAAGAAGATCGGCGGCATCCACCTGTTCCTCGGCGGCATCGGGCCCGATGGCCACATCGCATTCAATGAGCCGGGATCATCGCTTTCTTCAAGGACACGAGTGAAGACCCTGACGCTGGACACGATTATTGCCAACGCCCGATTCTTTGACAACGACACGGCGAAGGTGCCGAAGACTGCATTGACCGTCGGCGTGGCAACAGTCCTCGATGCGAAAGAAGTGCTGATCATTATCAATGGCTACAAGAAGGCGCGTGCGCTGGCGAACGTTGTCGAAGGCGGCGTGAATCACATGTGGACGGTGAGCGCCCTCCAGCTTCATCCGCACGGCATCATCGTCACCGACGACGAGGCAACGCTGGAGCTGAAGGTTGGGACGGTGAAGTATTTCAAGGATATCGAGTCGCCGAATCTCGATCCTGGGACTCTGCTTCGTTAA
- a CDS encoding DUF4954 family protein — translation MTYHQLTNEQTKTLVQQGCTAADWGQITISPGCDVARIRNAHFSGIVRIGDTSGMQNVDAIEMPNGIYSASIAGCDIGDNVRIANIGSVVANYVIENDVLIQDVAALVADAGASFGNGIELETINEGGGRGVRILNDLTSQTAYVQGMIRHNTEFTKKLEELVEAKAKEAKAEKGRVSSGARIVHCGTIHNVNFGVKANVHGTQFLENGTINSCAEHPSEIGEGVQAKSFILSEGARVESGAVLDKVFVGQAVKMGKQFSAENSLFFANCEAFHGEAVSLFGGPYTVTHHKSTLLIAGVFSFYNAGSGTNQSNHMYKLGPVHQGILERGSKTGSFSYLLLEAHIGAFSVVIGKHYANLDLPNLPFSYISEEDGNSKVVPGMNLVSVGTVRDGEKWPKRDGRKAPKKRDLIIFDVFSPYTVEKMRRGRDDLLALSVSVPKEKSYVTYGGAQLSRLLLKKGAKFYSLAITRYLQDKVMQRIQQALTNEKNWSAAMASLKPAAILQHSAQWTDISGLLTPSERMVSLETRVAAGAVSSYEALLVEFQAMYDAYRTDEWQYVYEAYAKEYGIQLENVTKDQLLAAADDWENAATSLQGIIIEDSKKEFGTFAKIGYGLHQSGEDMQKDFEAVRGTIETNGVVQKLAAEGAAIRTRKEQFRALIASSTV, via the coding sequence ATGACATATCATCAACTCACCAACGAACAAACGAAAACTCTCGTGCAACAGGGTTGCACTGCAGCCGACTGGGGGCAGATCACTATCTCGCCGGGATGCGACGTGGCGAGAATACGGAATGCGCACTTTTCAGGAATCGTCCGTATCGGCGATACGAGCGGCATGCAGAATGTTGACGCAATCGAAATGCCGAACGGCATCTATTCGGCATCCATCGCCGGATGCGACATCGGAGACAATGTGCGGATCGCGAATATCGGATCCGTTGTAGCGAACTACGTTATAGAGAATGACGTCCTCATTCAAGATGTCGCGGCTCTGGTCGCTGATGCAGGGGCATCGTTCGGCAACGGGATCGAGCTCGAAACGATCAATGAAGGGGGAGGGAGGGGCGTCCGAATTCTCAACGATCTCACATCTCAGACCGCCTACGTTCAGGGAATGATCCGGCACAACACCGAATTCACAAAAAAGCTCGAAGAACTGGTCGAAGCGAAAGCGAAGGAGGCCAAGGCAGAGAAGGGACGCGTCAGCAGCGGAGCGAGGATAGTGCATTGTGGGACGATTCACAACGTGAACTTCGGCGTCAAAGCAAATGTCCATGGTACGCAGTTCCTCGAAAATGGTACGATCAACAGCTGTGCGGAACATCCGTCCGAGATTGGCGAGGGAGTACAGGCGAAATCGTTCATCCTGTCCGAAGGAGCCCGGGTGGAAAGCGGTGCGGTGCTCGACAAGGTTTTTGTCGGTCAGGCCGTCAAGATGGGAAAGCAGTTTTCCGCCGAGAATTCTCTGTTCTTCGCGAATTGCGAAGCGTTTCACGGCGAGGCCGTATCGCTCTTTGGCGGACCTTATACCGTCACACACCATAAGTCAACACTTCTGATTGCGGGAGTGTTCTCTTTCTATAATGCAGGGAGCGGGACAAACCAGAGCAATCACATGTACAAGCTCGGCCCGGTCCATCAGGGCATTCTCGAACGTGGATCGAAGACCGGCTCGTTCTCGTATCTTCTGCTTGAAGCGCATATCGGGGCGTTTAGTGTCGTGATCGGCAAGCACTATGCAAACCTTGACCTGCCGAACCTCCCATTCTCTTATATTTCAGAAGAGGATGGAAATTCAAAGGTTGTTCCCGGCATGAACCTGGTGTCGGTCGGAACCGTGCGGGATGGAGAGAAATGGCCGAAACGTGACGGCCGCAAGGCGCCGAAGAAACGCGATCTGATTATCTTTGATGTCTTTTCTCCCTACACCGTCGAGAAGATGAGACGCGGACGGGACGATCTTCTTGCTCTCAGCGTGAGCGTTCCGAAGGAGAAATCGTACGTGACCTACGGTGGCGCACAGTTGAGCCGGTTGCTGTTGAAAAAAGGGGCCAAGTTCTACTCTCTTGCGATCACCCGCTACCTTCAGGACAAGGTAATGCAGCGAATCCAGCAAGCACTCACAAATGAAAAGAACTGGTCCGCTGCGATGGCATCATTGAAACCGGCGGCGATTCTCCAACACTCCGCCCAATGGACCGACATCAGCGGGCTGTTGACGCCGTCCGAGCGAATGGTTTCCCTCGAGACACGTGTCGCAGCGGGGGCGGTGTCCTCGTACGAGGCGTTGCTTGTGGAATTTCAGGCGATGTACGATGCATATCGTACTGACGAATGGCAGTACGTGTATGAAGCGTATGCGAAGGAGTACGGCATTCAGCTCGAGAATGTGACGAAGGATCAGCTGCTCGCGGCCGCGGACGATTGGGAGAATGCCGCGACATCGCTGCAGGGGATCATCATCGAAGATTCTAAGAAGGAATTCGGTACCTTCGCGAAGATCGGCTACGGGCTTCATCAGTCGGGCGAAGATATGCAGAAGGACTTTGAAGCCGTTCGGGGCACGATCGAGACGAACGGCGTCGTGCAGAAGCTTGCCGCAGAGGGAGCGGCGATTCGAACGCGGAAAGAGCAATTCAGGGCCTTGATAGCATCAAGCACTGTCTAG
- the nagB gene encoding glucosamine-6-phosphate deaminase, whose translation MRIIIHDSYEALSKWTAYYIAKRIKEFNPTAEKPFVLGLPAGMSPVGTYQQLISLHQDGNVTFRNVVAFGLNEYAGIPEDHPQSHYSVLWNNFFSHIDINPDNVRLLNGNVADFDAECRNYEESIKKAGGIHLFLGSIGPDGHIGFNEPGSSLSSRTRIKTITHGARAANARWFGNDINKVPKTGVTMGVGTMMDAEEIVMVISGFNKSRALQKILEDEVNHMWTVSMLQLHEHAMIVCDDEATMELKVGTVKYFRDIEKENMGLPEL comes from the coding sequence ATGAGAATCATCATTCACGACAGCTACGAGGCATTGAGCAAGTGGACGGCGTACTACATCGCCAAGAGGATCAAGGAATTCAATCCAACAGCGGAGAAGCCATTTGTCCTTGGTTTGCCGGCTGGAATGTCTCCCGTCGGTACCTACCAGCAATTGATCAGCCTGCACCAGGATGGGAATGTGACGTTCCGGAATGTGGTTGCATTTGGCCTCAACGAGTATGCGGGCATACCCGAGGACCATCCGCAGAGCCACTATTCGGTGCTATGGAACAACTTCTTCAGCCACATTGATATCAATCCCGACAATGTGCGGCTCCTGAATGGCAACGTCGCCGATTTTGACGCTGAGTGCAGGAATTACGAGGAGAGCATCAAGAAGGCGGGAGGGATCCACCTGTTTCTCGGGAGCATCGGGCCGGACGGGCACATTGGTTTTAACGAGCCCGGATCGTCGCTTTCCTCCCGGACGCGCATCAAGACTATCACGCACGGTGCGCGGGCGGCAAACGCACGGTGGTTCGGAAACGACATCAACAAGGTACCGAAGACCGGGGTCACGATGGGGGTTGGGACTATGATGGACGCCGAGGAAATCGTGATGGTGATAAGCGGATTCAACAAGTCCCGGGCCTTGCAGAAGATACTCGAAGACGAAGTGAATCACATGTGGACGGTTTCGATGCTCCAGCTGCATGAGCATGCAATGATCGTCTGCGACGATGAGGCGACAATGGAGCTGAAGGTCGGGACGGTGAAGTACTTCAGGGACATCGAAAAAGAAAACATGGGATTGCCCGAGTTGTGA
- a CDS encoding acetate--CoA ligase family protein, which translates to MSQTSVPPAKDLEHVFYPKSVAVLGTNRVVGTVPHDIFANILKDNFQGIVYPVSPKERSVASVRAYKYVIDIPDPVDLAILVFPSSVCNLALEQCGQKGVKSAIIISAGFREVGAAGKQREEEIKAIAQKHNISFIGPNCLGVINTDPLSHLNASFARKMPQEGNIAFLSQSGALCTAVLDYAQAKHIGFSKFVSFGNKANINEIDLMRYLKNDPKTKVILVYLEEITDGVALMQAAQEIISESGKPVLILKSGRTSEGAAAAASHTGSLAGSDEVCDAAFRQAGIIRCTTIEEMFNNAIALAYQPLPQGKRVAIITNAGGPGVLATDAAIKQHLQLAKFSDATLEIYKKSLPATANIKNPVDVIGDARADRYKVALGGALQDPGVDGVLVILTPQSMTDIENIAVEVCDTVGKFDKPAYASFMGEKDVAVGIDILQQRSIPHYILPESMCRAYASALFFKHHRDTKSEEVQTFSGLDKEKARAVIQNAIAAGRNYLPEEESVTILEAYGLPTLPSGLAKSRQEAISIAGRIGFPVVMKVDSDDIVHKFDVKGVLLDIRTAEAAGEGYDSILQNVEKAKPGARIKGIYIQKMVSKGEEVILGVKRDPSFGAVIMFGLGGLFVEVFRDVSFRVAPVGPRSASEMIREIRAYSMLAGARGKKPRDIRSVEEAIQRLAALATDFPEIKELDINPLIVNDEGGGCFVADARIML; encoded by the coding sequence ATGTCTCAAACTTCAGTTCCGCCTGCGAAGGACCTAGAGCACGTATTTTATCCGAAATCCGTCGCCGTCCTTGGCACAAACCGTGTCGTCGGCACTGTGCCGCACGACATCTTTGCGAACATCCTGAAGGATAACTTTCAGGGAATTGTGTACCCTGTCAGCCCGAAGGAACGCTCGGTGGCCAGCGTGCGGGCATACAAGTACGTAATCGACATTCCCGATCCCGTCGATCTCGCTATCCTCGTGTTTCCGAGCAGCGTCTGCAACCTGGCTCTCGAACAGTGCGGACAAAAAGGAGTCAAGTCTGCGATCATTATATCGGCAGGCTTCCGTGAAGTCGGCGCGGCCGGCAAACAGCGGGAAGAAGAGATCAAGGCGATCGCACAGAAGCACAACATCTCCTTCATCGGTCCGAACTGTCTCGGCGTCATCAACACCGATCCGCTTTCTCACCTCAATGCATCGTTCGCTCGCAAGATGCCGCAGGAAGGAAACATCGCGTTCCTTTCTCAGAGCGGCGCCCTTTGCACCGCAGTCCTCGACTACGCTCAGGCCAAACACATCGGCTTCTCAAAGTTCGTCAGCTTCGGCAACAAGGCGAACATCAACGAAATCGATCTGATGCGTTACCTGAAAAACGATCCGAAGACGAAAGTCATCCTCGTCTATCTCGAGGAGATCACGGACGGTGTCGCGCTCATGCAGGCAGCGCAGGAGATTATTTCCGAATCCGGAAAGCCGGTACTGATCTTGAAATCCGGCCGGACAAGCGAAGGTGCCGCAGCTGCCGCCTCTCACACAGGCTCTCTCGCTGGAAGCGACGAGGTATGCGATGCCGCCTTCAGGCAAGCCGGCATCATCCGCTGCACGACAATCGAAGAAATGTTCAACAACGCAATCGCACTCGCGTACCAACCGCTTCCCCAGGGAAAACGCGTCGCGATTATCACGAACGCCGGTGGACCGGGTGTGCTTGCAACGGACGCCGCAATCAAGCAGCATCTCCAGCTTGCGAAATTTTCGGATGCCACACTTGAGATCTACAAGAAGAGCCTTCCGGCAACAGCGAACATCAAGAACCCTGTGGATGTGATTGGGGACGCCAGAGCCGATCGTTACAAGGTGGCTCTGGGCGGAGCGCTGCAGGATCCGGGAGTCGATGGAGTACTGGTCATCCTGACGCCGCAATCGATGACGGACATCGAGAACATTGCCGTAGAAGTGTGCGACACTGTTGGGAAGTTCGACAAACCGGCGTACGCGTCGTTCATGGGCGAGAAGGATGTTGCGGTTGGTATCGATATCCTCCAGCAGCGCAGCATACCGCATTACATTCTTCCGGAGTCGATGTGCCGCGCCTATGCGAGCGCCCTCTTTTTCAAGCATCATCGCGATACGAAATCCGAGGAAGTGCAGACGTTTTCGGGATTGGACAAAGAAAAGGCGCGTGCCGTCATTCAGAACGCCATCGCCGCTGGCAGAAACTATCTGCCCGAAGAAGAATCAGTCACGATTCTCGAGGCGTATGGCTTGCCGACGTTGCCATCGGGGCTCGCGAAGTCGAGACAGGAAGCGATCAGTATCGCCGGGCGTATCGGGTTCCCCGTTGTGATGAAAGTCGATTCGGATGACATCGTGCACAAGTTCGATGTCAAGGGAGTGCTTCTGGATATACGGACCGCCGAGGCTGCGGGAGAGGGATATGATTCCATCCTGCAAAACGTCGAGAAGGCGAAGCCGGGCGCGCGAATTAAAGGCATCTACATCCAGAAGATGGTTTCGAAAGGTGAAGAGGTCATCCTGGGAGTGAAGCGTGACCCATCGTTCGGGGCCGTGATCATGTTTGGATTGGGCGGACTGTTTGTGGAAGTATTCAGAGACGTCAGTTTCCGCGTTGCGCCTGTGGGGCCTCGTTCCGCGTCTGAAATGATACGGGAAATCAGGGCATATTCGATGCTGGCAGGAGCGCGGGGCAAAAAGCCGCGTGATATTCGCAGTGTGGAGGAGGCGATCCAGCGCCTTGCTGCGTTGGCGACCGATTTTCCGGAGATCAAAGAGCTCGACATTAATCCACTGATTGTGAATGACGAAGGCGGCGGTTGTTTCGTCGCAGATGCCAGGATCATGCTCTAG
- the acpP gene encoding acyl carrier protein, with amino-acid sequence MDKSEIKARVEKITAQVLKVDVKEITPTANFSFDLGADSMQSIELIAAFEEEFNIQMDEQKAREVATVDGAVEFIAGYLK; translated from the coding sequence ATGGATAAGTCTGAGATCAAGGCGAGAGTAGAGAAGATCACTGCTCAGGTATTGAAGGTGGATGTGAAGGAGATCACGCCGACTGCAAATTTCTCGTTCGATCTCGGCGCCGACTCGATGCAGAGCATCGAGCTTATCGCCGCGTTCGAAGAGGAGTTCAACATACAGATGGACGAGCAGAAGGCGCGCGAAGTGGCGACAGTAGATGGCGCGGTCGAATTCATCGCTGGCTATCTGAAGTAG